The proteins below are encoded in one region of Xenopus laevis strain J_2021 chromosome 8L, Xenopus_laevis_v10.1, whole genome shotgun sequence:
- the tent5d.L gene encoding terminal nucleotidyltransferase 5C, with translation MTECPDCRFSNLTWDQITILDQVLTEVTHIHGRGNFPTMEVKPKDIIHVVKEQLLKKKIIIKDIRLNGSTASHILIKQNGTSCKDLDIIFGVELPGEQEFQTVKEIVLDSLLDFLPKCVNKEKITALTMKEAYVQKMVKVSTDHDRWSLISLSNNSGKNVELKFVNSLRRQFEFSVDSFQIILDSILSVYTDDKHELKQESHPTVVAESMYGDFMEAMEHLRCKLIATRNPEEIRGGGLLKYSNLLVRDFKPTSEAEIKSLERYMCSRFFIDFPDVTEQQRKIESYMRNHFIGEEKSKYDYLMTLRSVVNESTVCLMSHERRQTLNMITILALKVLGEQNIIPNTANVTCFYQPAPYMSDRNFSNYYIAQGQPAIYYQPYQLHIHMQSGLV, from the coding sequence ATGACTGAATGTCCAGACTGCCGATTCAGTAATCTCACCTGGGATCAGATTACCATTCTTGATCAGGTTTTGACAGAGGTTACACATATTCATGGTAGAGGAAACTTTCCAACAATGGAGGTGAAGCCGAAAGACATTATACATGTTGTGAAAGAACAActactgaaaaagaaaatcattataaaGGACATTCGTTTGAATGGATCTACAGCAAGTCACATTCTAATAAAACAGAATGGAACAAGTTGTAAAGATCTAGACATCATTTTTGGTGTAGAACTTCCAGGAGAGCAGGAATTCCAGACTGTTAAAGAGATTGTCTTGGATTCTCTTCTAGATTTCTTACCTAAATGTGTTAACAAGGAAAAGATCACCGCCTTAACTATGAAGGAGGCATATGTTCAAAAGATGGTTAAGGTTTCTACTGACCATGATCGCTGGAGTTTAATCTCTTTGTCAAATAACAGTGGGAAAAACGTTGAACTAAAATTTGTCAATTCGCTCAGAAGGCAATTTGAATTTAGCGTTGATTCCTTTCAGATAATACTAGATTCAATTTTGAGTGTTTACACAGATGATAAACATGAACTAAAGCAAGAATCACATCCTACAGTTGTTGCAGAGAGCATGTATGGTGACTTTATGGAAGCCATGGAGCATTTGAGATGCAAGCTTATTGCAACAAGAAATCCTGAGGAGATCCGAGGTGGAGGCCTTCTTAAATACAGCAACCTACTGGTTCGTGATTTCAAGCCTACAAGTGAAGCAGAAATCAAATCCCTGGAACGTTACATGTGCTCTAGATTTTTCATCGACTTTCCAGATGTGACAGAACAGCAAAGAAAGATAGAATCTTATATGCGCAACCATTTCATTGGAGAAGAGAAAAGCAAGTATGATTACTTAATGACACTGCGTTCAGTGGTGAATGAAAGCACAGTCTGTCTCATGAGTCATGAGCGAAGACAAACTCTTAACATGATTACTATTCTAGCTTTGAAAGTCCTAGGAGAGCAGAACATCATCCCAAACACAGCAAATGTTACATGCTTTTACCAGCCTGCTCCTTATATGAGTGACAGGAACTTCAGCAATTATTACATTGCTCAAGGACAACCAGCTATCTACTACCAGCCTTACCAACTTCACATACACATGCAGAGTGGGCTGGTTTAG